Proteins from one Dermacentor variabilis isolate Ectoservices chromosome 1, ASM5094787v1, whole genome shotgun sequence genomic window:
- the LOC142572101 gene encoding antimicrobial peptide microplusin-like has product MKAFLVCAMLATVTAVSFAHHLELCEKDDEQLKSELQCIRRKLSAATKQSFNNAKQDLGCQDWSCVIRNLCAGGDLEGAMAQYFTPEQITEIHNAATACDPDAE; this is encoded by the exons ATGAAGGCTTTCCTGGTCTGCGCCATGCTCGCCACCGTCACCGCTGTAAGCTTTGCTCACCACCTCGAGCTCTGCG AAAAGGATGATGAGCAGTTGAAGAGTGAACTTCAATGTATCCGCAGGAAGCTTTCAGCAGCG ACAAAACAAAGCTTTAACAACGCCAAGCAGGACCTCGGCTGCCAAGACTGGAGCTGCGTCATCCGGAATCTGTGCGCAGGAGGCGATTTG GAAGGGGCGATGGCGCAATACTTCACG CCAGAACAAATCACGGAAATTCACAACGCCGCCACTGCATGCGATCCCGACGCGGAGTAG